The following nucleotide sequence is from Terriglobales bacterium.
TTGCTGCCGAGCGCGAACGGCTGAACAAGGAAATGGCGCGGATCGAAAAACAGATCGAAAGCGGCGAGCGGCAATTGGGCAACCAGCAGTTCCTGGCGAAAGCGCCGCCGAAGGTCGTGGAAGGGTTGCGCAAGCAGCTGGAAGAAGCGAAGATGCTGCGGGAGAAAGCGCGGGCAGCGCTCGCCGAGCTGGGTTGACATGAAAGACGCAAATGGACTGGCATAGCCGGCGTATTACTGCGGTCATCGAGAACGCGCTGCTGGAGGACAGGGCCACGCGCGACGCCACCACCTATGCCTGCATCGAGCCCAACCAGCAGGCCGTCGCGACCATCATGACCAAGCAGGATTGCGTGCTGGCCGGGCTGGGTTCCATCCCGCGCATCTTTGAAGTGTTCGCGCAGCTCGATGGCACGGTCCGCTCCTTTCCCGACGTCAAGAGCCATCCCGAAGTCTTCGATGGGGTGCGGCTGAAAAAGGGCGATTTCGTTGCTGTCATCCAGCACAACGCGCGTGTCATCCTCTCCTGCGAGCGCGTGATCCTCAACCTGCTGCAGCGGCTCAGCGGCATCGCGACCATGACCCGCAAGTTCGTGGACGCCGTCGAGGGCACCGGCACCTACATTCTCGATACCCGCAAGACCGCGCCGGGCTTGCGCATGCTCGACAAATATGGCGTGCGTTGCGGCGGCGGCCACAATCACCGGCTTGACCTGAGCGATGGCGTTCTGATCAAGAACAACCACATTGCGCTGGCCGGCGGCATTGCGCCTGCGCTCGAGCGCGCCATCCATAATCGCCGCGGCGATCAGCCCATCGAAATCGAAGTGCGGAACCTGGAAGAGCTGGAGACCGCCCTGCAGCACGGCGCGGAAGCCATCCTGCTCGACAACATGTCGTTGGAGGACGTCAGGCGGGCGGTCGAACGCGTCTCGCATCACAGCCGGCGCGTGCCCCTGGAAGTTTCCGGCGGGGTGACTCTGGAAACAGTGCGTGCC
It contains:
- the nadC gene encoding carboxylating nicotinate-nucleotide diphosphorylase, which encodes MDWHSRRITAVIENALLEDRATRDATTYACIEPNQQAVATIMTKQDCVLAGLGSIPRIFEVFAQLDGTVRSFPDVKSHPEVFDGVRLKKGDFVAVIQHNARVILSCERVILNLLQRLSGIATMTRKFVDAVEGTGTYILDTRKTAPGLRMLDKYGVRCGGGHNHRLDLSDGVLIKNNHIALAGGIAPALERAIHNRRGDQPIEIEVRNLEELETALQHGAEAILLDNMSLEDVRRAVERVSHHSRRVPLEVSGGVTLETVRAYAETGVKFISVGSLTHSLSAVDMNLRTKPA